Proteins from one Parvibaculum lavamentivorans DS-1 genomic window:
- a CDS encoding DUF72 domain-containing protein, whose protein sequence is MAKKIRVGIGGWVFEPWRGTFYPDGLTQKRELEYASSKLSTIEINGTYYGSQKPESFRKWHDETPDGFVFALKGPRFATNRRVLSEAGSSIERFLESGLTELKEKLGPINWQFAPTKKFDPEDFEGFLKLLPKTLGGRDLRHAVEVRHESFKSPDFIALAREYGVAVVTAADADYPQIGDATASFVYVRAMGTSEDEKLGYPKKALDAWATRAKEWAAGDAPKDVETVSKHKPLKSGRDVFLYVISGAKVRNPAAAMAIAERL, encoded by the coding sequence ATGGCGAAGAAAATCCGGGTGGGCATCGGCGGCTGGGTGTTCGAGCCATGGCGCGGCACGTTTTATCCCGACGGGCTGACGCAGAAGCGCGAACTCGAATATGCGAGCAGCAAGCTTTCGACCATCGAGATCAACGGTACCTATTACGGCTCGCAGAAGCCGGAGAGCTTCCGGAAATGGCATGACGAGACACCGGACGGTTTCGTCTTCGCACTGAAGGGCCCGCGCTTCGCGACCAACCGCCGCGTGCTGTCCGAGGCAGGCTCTTCGATTGAACGGTTTCTGGAAAGCGGCCTGACGGAGCTGAAAGAGAAGCTCGGACCCATCAACTGGCAGTTCGCGCCGACGAAGAAATTCGATCCGGAAGATTTCGAGGGGTTCCTGAAGCTACTGCCGAAGACCCTGGGCGGGCGCGATCTCCGCCACGCCGTCGAAGTGCGTCACGAAAGTTTCAAGTCGCCCGACTTCATCGCGCTGGCGAGGGAATATGGCGTCGCCGTGGTGACCGCCGCCGATGCCGATTATCCGCAGATCGGCGATGCCACTGCGTCTTTCGTCTATGTGCGCGCCATGGGAACGAGCGAGGACGAGAAGCTCGGCTATCCGAAGAAGGCGCTCGATGCATGGGCGACGCGTGCGAAGGAATGGGCCGCGGGCGATGCGCCGAAAGACGTCGAGACCGTGAGCAAGCACAAGCCCCTCAAATCCGGCCGCGACGTCTTTCTCTATGTCATCAGCGGCGCCAAGGTCCGCAATCCCGCTGCCGCCATGGCGATCGCCGAGCGGCTCTAG